The genome window CCATTCCTTTGTTCATCGGGTGGAGCGCGCATAGCTGCGGCTCATGATCATTACTATATCGCAGTATAGGGATAACGTTCGGTTCATAAAAAAAGTTAACATAATTCCGCATTGTGAGCGGCCTTTTCCCGCCGGTCAACAGTCGATAGAGTAAGGAAGCGAATTTCAAATTGGTCAGGAGTTAAAACATGGAAACAAAAAAAGAAATTTCCTCTTGCGTCGTTCGCCGCGTAGAAGATGTGGAAGCGGTTCCCTGCCCCTGCGGCGCCAGCGTCCGGCTGCTAACAGCCCAAAATTCTCCCAATCTCGGCCTGCATGTTACTCACATCAAGGATTCCAAAAAACACTACCACAAGAAAACCACCGAAGCCTATTATATTCTGGAAGGGAGCGGTTATCTGGAAGCGGGAAATGAAACCATTGCCGCCGTTCCCGGAACCTGCGTCCTCATCCCCAAAGGCGTACCCCATCGCGGCTGGGGCGATTTCAAGACGATCGTTGTCTGCGTTCCCCCCTTCGATCCGGACGACGAATTTCTTATCTCCGATGGCGATCATTGAATATTGGATTGTTTGCATGGCGCATCATGTTCGATGAGATGTTCGAAACAAATATAACATTTATTTGTCGATCTTCTATAAAAACGATATACTATAATTAATTTATTTTCCGGAAAATTATCTGAAATGTTCTGTGTGAAGGTTCAGATATGCTCTTCTTGAATTACAATCCTCTCCAGAAATCTCATTGCGCTAATAAAACATAGCATCTTCGACACATTTCTTTCAAAAATGGAATTTATTGTCATCAAGACGTTTTATAGGTTTTTATGAATGGTTTGAAGGGATAATACTATCTATGGATAATGAATTTCAAGTTTCATTATACGATATGGTATGGTGCGTTTCCAATACCATAGATTTAATTAGTCCTACATTATTCGGTCATCATGCGCGAACCGCTTTTATCGCCGCTGCGATAGCGGAAGAACACGGACTTTCTTTTTACAGCCAGCGAAATGTGATGCTGGCCGGATTATTGCACGATGTGGGAGCGCTCTCTCTGCAAGATCGTCTAAGTTGTCTTACTTTCGAAGACGATTCGCGCGGCGATCATGCTCACTGCGGCTATTTCCTCCTCAATTCCTTCCATCCTTTAGCGCCCATCGCCTCCCTCGTGCGTTACCATCATCAAAAGTGGCAAGATGGCGCCGGGGAATTTATCGATGGCCAACCGATATCGCCGCTTTGCCATATTCTTCATTTAGCGGATCGCATTGATGCGCTCATCGATAAAAAAAGAGAGATTCTCGGACAAATCCCAAAGGTCATCGAAATCGTCGAAAAAAAATCGGGGTTGATGTTCGTCCCCGATATTGTTAAAACAGCAAAGCGTTTAGCGAAAAAAGAATCATTCTGGTTCGACGTCACTTCATCTGCTCTCACTTGCCGTTATTTAAGCGAGAAATTCCGGGCGGAAACCATATTTCTGGATATTGACGTTCTGCTGGAGCTCACGAAAACCATCGTCAGGATCATCGATTTTCGCTGCCGGTTTACGGCGACTCATTCCAGCGGCGTGGCGATGACAGCGACGGCGTTAGGCGAACTCTACGGCTTATCTCCCTTCGATCTGAAGAAATTGCGCATCGCTGGCGATCTTCATGATTTGGGCAAGCTCGCCATTCCCGCAGAAATCCTTCACAAACCGGAACGATTGTCGGCCGAGGAATTCAATACCATCAAGAAACACCCTTATTACACCTATCGCATCCTGGAAAGCGTAACCGGTCTCGACTCGATCCCGGAATGGGCCGCCTTTCATCATGAACGACTCAACGGCGGCGGCTATCCTTTTAACTTCAATCAAGATCAAATAAATGTTGGCTCGCGGATCATATCCGTCGCGGACGTTTTTACCGCTTTAACCGAAGACCGCCCTTATCGTTCCGGATTGCGTAAAGAGGGAGTCGCCGCCATCCTCAAACCCATGAGCTCAAATAAAGATTTGG of Candidatus Omnitrophota bacterium contains these proteins:
- a CDS encoding cupin domain-containing protein, which translates into the protein METKKEISSCVVRRVEDVEAVPCPCGASVRLLTAQNSPNLGLHVTHIKDSKKHYHKKTTEAYYILEGSGYLEAGNETIAAVPGTCVLIPKGVPHRGWGDFKTIVVCVPPFDPDDEFLISDGDH
- a CDS encoding HD domain-containing phosphohydrolase; amino-acid sequence: MDNEFQVSLYDMVWCVSNTIDLISPTLFGHHARTAFIAAAIAEEHGLSFYSQRNVMLAGLLHDVGALSLQDRLSCLTFEDDSRGDHAHCGYFLLNSFHPLAPIASLVRYHHQKWQDGAGEFIDGQPISPLCHILHLADRIDALIDKKREILGQIPKVIEIVEKKSGLMFVPDIVKTAKRLAKKESFWFDVTSSALTCRYLSEKFRAETIFLDIDVLLELTKTIVRIIDFRCRFTATHSSGVAMTATALGELYGLSPFDLKKLRIAGDLHDLGKLAIPAEILHKPERLSAEEFNTIKKHPYYTYRILESVTGLDSIPEWAAFHHERLNGGGYPFNFNQDQINVGSRIISVADVFTALTEDRPYRSGLRKEGVAAILKPMSSNKDLDSEIVDLLFDHYEEIDEKRRNAQIEAKQEYEKFTELSRNKAA